The Etheostoma spectabile isolate EspeVRDwgs_2016 chromosome 23, UIUC_Espe_1.0, whole genome shotgun sequence genome includes a window with the following:
- the c23h12orf56 gene encoding uncharacterized protein C12orf56 homolog isoform X5, with amino-acid sequence MARTGSGALLSRRNIKLDSFLKRNMERMVYERIRAYEPCVVKSETINKVYMHVVLSDERVYLTEYPPRTLTEAFCFRDVQDIELVNDLPDFLRGKDRELCQHIRVTYITDKPAARGRDWLRRDRRVGLPPRRPSLYPTITHTLEGYPEHGSPSGEEVYMLPPTRSASCPNPETLGLLRVPHPPTQSVSTTPSLHSPNGSPTSSPSSSNHRLNIPDTGQLQRRIGSVLARLLRRDCVNSGEEREAELHLYAISHTSRLYLHMQSSWNSFIIRSTLLLDTLFRGRCSASSDSSSTKQLPAISCERTAHLFGQLSSELLQEGIGVERFYLLLQELRTAAHHNLALRRLFWKTSEVCVFLVQTLEESLHGFQSLTTQIHTEDQLLGSLTSRMLLALICDAELQTQNPADCELQALLAEYLDAACSLLFELLLSGHEASRCLSADNFLSVGWILGVLQPHPHLLSFISYQAQQVVLVLSDGQESFLSPFQSVLLFQRCRLLLACLQSNSRLAQHLQFHFREEFRYSVKLSCAQEKLPPHYPISRPTLRLLQQIRTLFCTENRTQTHMHLQLKTGL; translated from the exons ATGGCTCGGACCGGCTCCGGTGCCCTCCTTTCCCGCAGAAATATTAAGCTGGACTCCTTCCTGAAGCGGAACATGGAGCGGATGGTGTACGAGCGGATCCGAGCCTACGAACCGTGCGTGGTGAAATCGGAGACCATCAATAAGGTGTACATGCACGTGGTGCTGAGCGACGAGCGCGTGTACCTAACCGAGTACCCACCGCGCACGCTCACTGAAGCCTTCTGCTTCAGAGACGTGCAGGACATCGAGCTG GTCAATGACCTCCCAGATTTCCTCCGTGGGAAGGACCGGGAACTCTGCCAGCACATTCGAGTCACCTACATCACTGACAAGCCTGCAGCGAGGGGCCGTGATTGGCTGAGAAGAGACAGGAGGGTGGGACTTCCACCTCGCAGACCAAGCCTTTAcccaacaataacacacacactagaag GATATCCCGAACACGG CAGCCCCAGTGGAGAGGAGGTTTACATGTTACCACCCACACGTTCTGCCTCCTGTCCAAACCCGGAGACTCTGGGCCTCCTGAGGGTCCCACACCCTCCCACCCAGTCTGTCTCCACCACACCCTCCCTCCACTCACCCAACGGCTCCCCCACCTCTTCTCCGTCATCCTCGAATCACAGACTGAACATCCCTGACACTGGCCAG CTGCAGAGAAGGATCGGTTCAGTTCTGGCTCGCCTGTTGAGAAGAGACTGTGTGAACagcggagaggagagggaggccGAGCTGCATCTTTACGCAATATCACACACGTCCAGACTTTACCTCCATATGCAGAGCTCATGGAACAGCTTCATTATT AGGTCCACTCTGTTGTTAGACACGCTCTTCAGAGGGAGGTGCAGTGCCTCGTCTGACTCCTCTTCCACGAAGCAGCTTCCTGCCATCAG ctgcgAGCGGACAGCCCACCTGTTTGGTCAGCTGAGCTCTGAGCTCCTGCAGGAGGGGATCGGTGTGGAGAGGTTTTACCTGCTGCTGCAGGAGCTGAGAACCGCTGCTCACCATAACCTCGCACTACGCCGACTCTTCTGGAAG ACCAGCGAGGTGTGCGTCTTCCTGGTTCAGACTCTGGAGGAATCTCTGCACGGCTTTCAGAGCCTTACCACACAGATCCACACAGAAGATCAACTGCT AGGTTCCCTGACCTCCAGAATGCTGCTTGCCTTGATATGTGATGCAGAGCTACAAACACAGAACCCGGCTGACTGTGAG CTTCAGGCCTTACTAGCAGAGTATCTGGATGCCGCCTGCTCTCTGCTCTTCGAGCTCCTGCTTTCAGGCCACGAG GCCAGCAGATGTTTATCTGCTGACAACTTCCTGTCTGTTGGCTGGATCCTCGGCGTCCTGCAGCCTCATCCTCACCTG TTGTCCTTCATCAGTTACCAGGCCCAGCAGGTGGTGCTGGTTTTGTCAGACGGGCAGGAATCCTTTCTCAGCCCCTTTCAGTCTGTTCTGCTGTTCCAGCGCTGTCGCCTCCTGCTGGCCTGCCTGCAGTCTAACAGCCGGCTGGCACAGCACCTCCAGTTCCACTTCAGAGAGGAGTTCAG GTACTCTGTGAAGCTGTCGTGTGCTCAGGAGAAGCTGCCGCCTCACTACCCAATCAGCCGGCCGACTCTCCGACTGCTCCAGCAGATCCGGACTCTTTTTTGCACAGAGAatcgcacacaaacacacatgcacttaCAGCTGAAGACAGGACTGTGA
- the c23h12orf56 gene encoding uncharacterized protein C12orf56 homolog isoform X2 yields the protein MARTGSGALLSRRNIKLDSFLKRNMERMVYERIRAYEPCVVKSETINKVYMHVVLSDERVYLTEYPPRTLTEAFCFRDVQDIELVNDLPDFLRGKDRELCQHIRVTYITDKPAARGRDWLRRDRRVGLPPRRPSLYPTITHTLEGYPEHGPSGEEVYMLPPTRSASCPNPETLGLLRVPHPPTQSVSTTPSLHSPNGSPTSSPSSSNHRLNIPDTGQLQRRIGSVLARLLRRDCVNSGEEREAELHLYAISHTSRLYLHMQSSWNSFIIRSTLLLDTLFRGRCSASSDSSSTKQLPAISCERTAHLFGQLSSELLQEGIGVERFYLLLQELRTAAHHNLALRRLFWKTSEVCVFLVQTLEESLHGFQSLTTQIHTEDQLLLSTLVVQTLAVMFRETDVEPARLNLLSAKKGSLTSRMLLALICDAELQTQNPADCEVSCSLLTLILLFIESVVNVSLLCQLQALLAEYLDAACSLLFELLLSGHEASRCLSADNFLSVGWILGVLQPHPHLLSFISYQAQQVVLVLSDGQESFLSPFQSVLLFQRCRLLLACLQSNSRLAQHLQFHFREEFRYSVKLSCAQEKLPPHYPISRPTLRLLQQIRTLFCTENRTQTHMHLQLKTGL from the exons ATGGCTCGGACCGGCTCCGGTGCCCTCCTTTCCCGCAGAAATATTAAGCTGGACTCCTTCCTGAAGCGGAACATGGAGCGGATGGTGTACGAGCGGATCCGAGCCTACGAACCGTGCGTGGTGAAATCGGAGACCATCAATAAGGTGTACATGCACGTGGTGCTGAGCGACGAGCGCGTGTACCTAACCGAGTACCCACCGCGCACGCTCACTGAAGCCTTCTGCTTCAGAGACGTGCAGGACATCGAGCTG GTCAATGACCTCCCAGATTTCCTCCGTGGGAAGGACCGGGAACTCTGCCAGCACATTCGAGTCACCTACATCACTGACAAGCCTGCAGCGAGGGGCCGTGATTGGCTGAGAAGAGACAGGAGGGTGGGACTTCCACCTCGCAGACCAAGCCTTTAcccaacaataacacacacactagaag GATATCCCGAACACGG CCCCAGTGGAGAGGAGGTTTACATGTTACCACCCACACGTTCTGCCTCCTGTCCAAACCCGGAGACTCTGGGCCTCCTGAGGGTCCCACACCCTCCCACCCAGTCTGTCTCCACCACACCCTCCCTCCACTCACCCAACGGCTCCCCCACCTCTTCTCCGTCATCCTCGAATCACAGACTGAACATCCCTGACACTGGCCAG CTGCAGAGAAGGATCGGTTCAGTTCTGGCTCGCCTGTTGAGAAGAGACTGTGTGAACagcggagaggagagggaggccGAGCTGCATCTTTACGCAATATCACACACGTCCAGACTTTACCTCCATATGCAGAGCTCATGGAACAGCTTCATTATT AGGTCCACTCTGTTGTTAGACACGCTCTTCAGAGGGAGGTGCAGTGCCTCGTCTGACTCCTCTTCCACGAAGCAGCTTCCTGCCATCAG ctgcgAGCGGACAGCCCACCTGTTTGGTCAGCTGAGCTCTGAGCTCCTGCAGGAGGGGATCGGTGTGGAGAGGTTTTACCTGCTGCTGCAGGAGCTGAGAACCGCTGCTCACCATAACCTCGCACTACGCCGACTCTTCTGGAAG ACCAGCGAGGTGTGCGTCTTCCTGGTTCAGACTCTGGAGGAATCTCTGCACGGCTTTCAGAGCCTTACCACACAGATCCACACAGAAGATCAACTGCT ACTGAGCACTCTGGTGGTGCAGACGCTCGCCGTCATGTTCAGAGAGACGGACGTCGAACCAGCCAGACTCAACCTGCTCTCTGCCAAAAA AGGTTCCCTGACCTCCAGAATGCTGCTTGCCTTGATATGTGATGCAGAGCTACAAACACAGAACCCGGCTGACTGTGAGGTGAGCTGCTCGCTACTCAccttaatattattatttattgaatCTGTTGTTAATGTGAGCCTTCTCTGCCAGCTTCAGGCCTTACTAGCAGAGTATCTGGATGCCGCCTGCTCTCTGCTCTTCGAGCTCCTGCTTTCAGGCCACGAG GCCAGCAGATGTTTATCTGCTGACAACTTCCTGTCTGTTGGCTGGATCCTCGGCGTCCTGCAGCCTCATCCTCACCTG TTGTCCTTCATCAGTTACCAGGCCCAGCAGGTGGTGCTGGTTTTGTCAGACGGGCAGGAATCCTTTCTCAGCCCCTTTCAGTCTGTTCTGCTGTTCCAGCGCTGTCGCCTCCTGCTGGCCTGCCTGCAGTCTAACAGCCGGCTGGCACAGCACCTCCAGTTCCACTTCAGAGAGGAGTTCAG GTACTCTGTGAAGCTGTCGTGTGCTCAGGAGAAGCTGCCGCCTCACTACCCAATCAGCCGGCCGACTCTCCGACTGCTCCAGCAGATCCGGACTCTTTTTTGCACAGAGAatcgcacacaaacacacatgcacttaCAGCTGAAGACAGGACTGTGA
- the c23h12orf56 gene encoding uncharacterized protein C12orf56 homolog isoform X4 codes for MARTGSGALLSRRNIKLDSFLKRNMERMVYERIRAYEPCVVKSETINKVYMHVVLSDERVYLTEYPPRTLTEAFCFRDVQDIELVNDLPDFLRGKDRELCQHIRVTYITDKPAARGRDWLRRDRRVGLPPRRPSLYPTITHTLEGYPEHGSPSGEEVYMLPPTRSASCPNPETLGLLRVPHPPTQSVSTTPSLHSPNGSPTSSPSSSNHRLNIPDTGQLQRRIGSVLARLLRRDCVNSGEEREAELHLYAISHTSRLYLHMQSSWNSFIIRSTLLLDTLFRGRCSASSDSSSTKQLPAISCERTAHLFGQLSSELLQEGIGVERFYLLLQELRTAAHHNLALRRLFWKTSEVCVFLVQTLEESLHGFQSLTTQIHTEDQLLLSTLVVQTLAVMFRETDVEPARLNLLSAKKGSLTSRMLLALICDAELQTQNPADCEALLAEYLDAACSLLFELLLSGHEASRCLSADNFLSVGWILGVLQPHPHLLSFISYQAQQVVLVLSDGQESFLSPFQSVLLFQRCRLLLACLQSNSRLAQHLQFHFREEFRYSVKLSCAQEKLPPHYPISRPTLRLLQQIRTLFCTENRTQTHMHLQLKTGL; via the exons ATGGCTCGGACCGGCTCCGGTGCCCTCCTTTCCCGCAGAAATATTAAGCTGGACTCCTTCCTGAAGCGGAACATGGAGCGGATGGTGTACGAGCGGATCCGAGCCTACGAACCGTGCGTGGTGAAATCGGAGACCATCAATAAGGTGTACATGCACGTGGTGCTGAGCGACGAGCGCGTGTACCTAACCGAGTACCCACCGCGCACGCTCACTGAAGCCTTCTGCTTCAGAGACGTGCAGGACATCGAGCTG GTCAATGACCTCCCAGATTTCCTCCGTGGGAAGGACCGGGAACTCTGCCAGCACATTCGAGTCACCTACATCACTGACAAGCCTGCAGCGAGGGGCCGTGATTGGCTGAGAAGAGACAGGAGGGTGGGACTTCCACCTCGCAGACCAAGCCTTTAcccaacaataacacacacactagaag GATATCCCGAACACGG CAGCCCCAGTGGAGAGGAGGTTTACATGTTACCACCCACACGTTCTGCCTCCTGTCCAAACCCGGAGACTCTGGGCCTCCTGAGGGTCCCACACCCTCCCACCCAGTCTGTCTCCACCACACCCTCCCTCCACTCACCCAACGGCTCCCCCACCTCTTCTCCGTCATCCTCGAATCACAGACTGAACATCCCTGACACTGGCCAG CTGCAGAGAAGGATCGGTTCAGTTCTGGCTCGCCTGTTGAGAAGAGACTGTGTGAACagcggagaggagagggaggccGAGCTGCATCTTTACGCAATATCACACACGTCCAGACTTTACCTCCATATGCAGAGCTCATGGAACAGCTTCATTATT AGGTCCACTCTGTTGTTAGACACGCTCTTCAGAGGGAGGTGCAGTGCCTCGTCTGACTCCTCTTCCACGAAGCAGCTTCCTGCCATCAG ctgcgAGCGGACAGCCCACCTGTTTGGTCAGCTGAGCTCTGAGCTCCTGCAGGAGGGGATCGGTGTGGAGAGGTTTTACCTGCTGCTGCAGGAGCTGAGAACCGCTGCTCACCATAACCTCGCACTACGCCGACTCTTCTGGAAG ACCAGCGAGGTGTGCGTCTTCCTGGTTCAGACTCTGGAGGAATCTCTGCACGGCTTTCAGAGCCTTACCACACAGATCCACACAGAAGATCAACTGCT ACTGAGCACTCTGGTGGTGCAGACGCTCGCCGTCATGTTCAGAGAGACGGACGTCGAACCAGCCAGACTCAACCTGCTCTCTGCCAAAAA AGGTTCCCTGACCTCCAGAATGCTGCTTGCCTTGATATGTGATGCAGAGCTACAAACACAGAACCCGGCTGACTGTGAG GCCTTACTAGCAGAGTATCTGGATGCCGCCTGCTCTCTGCTCTTCGAGCTCCTGCTTTCAGGCCACGAG GCCAGCAGATGTTTATCTGCTGACAACTTCCTGTCTGTTGGCTGGATCCTCGGCGTCCTGCAGCCTCATCCTCACCTG TTGTCCTTCATCAGTTACCAGGCCCAGCAGGTGGTGCTGGTTTTGTCAGACGGGCAGGAATCCTTTCTCAGCCCCTTTCAGTCTGTTCTGCTGTTCCAGCGCTGTCGCCTCCTGCTGGCCTGCCTGCAGTCTAACAGCCGGCTGGCACAGCACCTCCAGTTCCACTTCAGAGAGGAGTTCAG GTACTCTGTGAAGCTGTCGTGTGCTCAGGAGAAGCTGCCGCCTCACTACCCAATCAGCCGGCCGACTCTCCGACTGCTCCAGCAGATCCGGACTCTTTTTTGCACAGAGAatcgcacacaaacacacatgcacttaCAGCTGAAGACAGGACTGTGA
- the c23h12orf56 gene encoding uncharacterized protein C12orf56 homolog isoform X1, translating into MARTGSGALLSRRNIKLDSFLKRNMERMVYERIRAYEPCVVKSETINKVYMHVVLSDERVYLTEYPPRTLTEAFCFRDVQDIELVNDLPDFLRGKDRELCQHIRVTYITDKPAARGRDWLRRDRRVGLPPRRPSLYPTITHTLEGYPEHGSPSGEEVYMLPPTRSASCPNPETLGLLRVPHPPTQSVSTTPSLHSPNGSPTSSPSSSNHRLNIPDTGQLQRRIGSVLARLLRRDCVNSGEEREAELHLYAISHTSRLYLHMQSSWNSFIIRSTLLLDTLFRGRCSASSDSSSTKQLPAISCERTAHLFGQLSSELLQEGIGVERFYLLLQELRTAAHHNLALRRLFWKTSEVCVFLVQTLEESLHGFQSLTTQIHTEDQLLLSTLVVQTLAVMFRETDVEPARLNLLSAKKGSLTSRMLLALICDAELQTQNPADCEVSCSLLTLILLFIESVVNVSLLCQLQALLAEYLDAACSLLFELLLSGHEASRCLSADNFLSVGWILGVLQPHPHLLSFISYQAQQVVLVLSDGQESFLSPFQSVLLFQRCRLLLACLQSNSRLAQHLQFHFREEFRYSVKLSCAQEKLPPHYPISRPTLRLLQQIRTLFCTENRTQTHMHLQLKTGL; encoded by the exons ATGGCTCGGACCGGCTCCGGTGCCCTCCTTTCCCGCAGAAATATTAAGCTGGACTCCTTCCTGAAGCGGAACATGGAGCGGATGGTGTACGAGCGGATCCGAGCCTACGAACCGTGCGTGGTGAAATCGGAGACCATCAATAAGGTGTACATGCACGTGGTGCTGAGCGACGAGCGCGTGTACCTAACCGAGTACCCACCGCGCACGCTCACTGAAGCCTTCTGCTTCAGAGACGTGCAGGACATCGAGCTG GTCAATGACCTCCCAGATTTCCTCCGTGGGAAGGACCGGGAACTCTGCCAGCACATTCGAGTCACCTACATCACTGACAAGCCTGCAGCGAGGGGCCGTGATTGGCTGAGAAGAGACAGGAGGGTGGGACTTCCACCTCGCAGACCAAGCCTTTAcccaacaataacacacacactagaag GATATCCCGAACACGG CAGCCCCAGTGGAGAGGAGGTTTACATGTTACCACCCACACGTTCTGCCTCCTGTCCAAACCCGGAGACTCTGGGCCTCCTGAGGGTCCCACACCCTCCCACCCAGTCTGTCTCCACCACACCCTCCCTCCACTCACCCAACGGCTCCCCCACCTCTTCTCCGTCATCCTCGAATCACAGACTGAACATCCCTGACACTGGCCAG CTGCAGAGAAGGATCGGTTCAGTTCTGGCTCGCCTGTTGAGAAGAGACTGTGTGAACagcggagaggagagggaggccGAGCTGCATCTTTACGCAATATCACACACGTCCAGACTTTACCTCCATATGCAGAGCTCATGGAACAGCTTCATTATT AGGTCCACTCTGTTGTTAGACACGCTCTTCAGAGGGAGGTGCAGTGCCTCGTCTGACTCCTCTTCCACGAAGCAGCTTCCTGCCATCAG ctgcgAGCGGACAGCCCACCTGTTTGGTCAGCTGAGCTCTGAGCTCCTGCAGGAGGGGATCGGTGTGGAGAGGTTTTACCTGCTGCTGCAGGAGCTGAGAACCGCTGCTCACCATAACCTCGCACTACGCCGACTCTTCTGGAAG ACCAGCGAGGTGTGCGTCTTCCTGGTTCAGACTCTGGAGGAATCTCTGCACGGCTTTCAGAGCCTTACCACACAGATCCACACAGAAGATCAACTGCT ACTGAGCACTCTGGTGGTGCAGACGCTCGCCGTCATGTTCAGAGAGACGGACGTCGAACCAGCCAGACTCAACCTGCTCTCTGCCAAAAA AGGTTCCCTGACCTCCAGAATGCTGCTTGCCTTGATATGTGATGCAGAGCTACAAACACAGAACCCGGCTGACTGTGAGGTGAGCTGCTCGCTACTCAccttaatattattatttattgaatCTGTTGTTAATGTGAGCCTTCTCTGCCAGCTTCAGGCCTTACTAGCAGAGTATCTGGATGCCGCCTGCTCTCTGCTCTTCGAGCTCCTGCTTTCAGGCCACGAG GCCAGCAGATGTTTATCTGCTGACAACTTCCTGTCTGTTGGCTGGATCCTCGGCGTCCTGCAGCCTCATCCTCACCTG TTGTCCTTCATCAGTTACCAGGCCCAGCAGGTGGTGCTGGTTTTGTCAGACGGGCAGGAATCCTTTCTCAGCCCCTTTCAGTCTGTTCTGCTGTTCCAGCGCTGTCGCCTCCTGCTGGCCTGCCTGCAGTCTAACAGCCGGCTGGCACAGCACCTCCAGTTCCACTTCAGAGAGGAGTTCAG GTACTCTGTGAAGCTGTCGTGTGCTCAGGAGAAGCTGCCGCCTCACTACCCAATCAGCCGGCCGACTCTCCGACTGCTCCAGCAGATCCGGACTCTTTTTTGCACAGAGAatcgcacacaaacacacatgcacttaCAGCTGAAGACAGGACTGTGA
- the c23h12orf56 gene encoding uncharacterized protein C12orf56 homolog isoform X3 — MARTGSGALLSRRNIKLDSFLKRNMERMVYERIRAYEPCVVKSETINKVYMHVVLSDERVYLTEYPPRTLTEAFCFRDVQDIELVNDLPDFLRGKDRELCQHIRVTYITDKPAARGRDWLRRDRRVGLPPRRPSLYPTITHTLEGYPEHGSPSGEEVYMLPPTRSASCPNPETLGLLRVPHPPTQSVSTTPSLHSPNGSPTSSPSSSNHRLNIPDTGQLQRRIGSVLARLLRRDCVNSGEEREAELHLYAISHTSRLYLHMQSSWNSFIIRSTLLLDTLFRGRCSASSDSSSTKQLPAISCERTAHLFGQLSSELLQEGIGVERFYLLLQELRTAAHHNLALRRLFWKTSEVCVFLVQTLEESLHGFQSLTTQIHTEDQLLLSTLVVQTLAVMFRETDVEPARLNLLSAKKGSLTSRMLLALICDAELQTQNPADCELQALLAEYLDAACSLLFELLLSGHEASRCLSADNFLSVGWILGVLQPHPHLLSFISYQAQQVVLVLSDGQESFLSPFQSVLLFQRCRLLLACLQSNSRLAQHLQFHFREEFRYSVKLSCAQEKLPPHYPISRPTLRLLQQIRTLFCTENRTQTHMHLQLKTGL, encoded by the exons ATGGCTCGGACCGGCTCCGGTGCCCTCCTTTCCCGCAGAAATATTAAGCTGGACTCCTTCCTGAAGCGGAACATGGAGCGGATGGTGTACGAGCGGATCCGAGCCTACGAACCGTGCGTGGTGAAATCGGAGACCATCAATAAGGTGTACATGCACGTGGTGCTGAGCGACGAGCGCGTGTACCTAACCGAGTACCCACCGCGCACGCTCACTGAAGCCTTCTGCTTCAGAGACGTGCAGGACATCGAGCTG GTCAATGACCTCCCAGATTTCCTCCGTGGGAAGGACCGGGAACTCTGCCAGCACATTCGAGTCACCTACATCACTGACAAGCCTGCAGCGAGGGGCCGTGATTGGCTGAGAAGAGACAGGAGGGTGGGACTTCCACCTCGCAGACCAAGCCTTTAcccaacaataacacacacactagaag GATATCCCGAACACGG CAGCCCCAGTGGAGAGGAGGTTTACATGTTACCACCCACACGTTCTGCCTCCTGTCCAAACCCGGAGACTCTGGGCCTCCTGAGGGTCCCACACCCTCCCACCCAGTCTGTCTCCACCACACCCTCCCTCCACTCACCCAACGGCTCCCCCACCTCTTCTCCGTCATCCTCGAATCACAGACTGAACATCCCTGACACTGGCCAG CTGCAGAGAAGGATCGGTTCAGTTCTGGCTCGCCTGTTGAGAAGAGACTGTGTGAACagcggagaggagagggaggccGAGCTGCATCTTTACGCAATATCACACACGTCCAGACTTTACCTCCATATGCAGAGCTCATGGAACAGCTTCATTATT AGGTCCACTCTGTTGTTAGACACGCTCTTCAGAGGGAGGTGCAGTGCCTCGTCTGACTCCTCTTCCACGAAGCAGCTTCCTGCCATCAG ctgcgAGCGGACAGCCCACCTGTTTGGTCAGCTGAGCTCTGAGCTCCTGCAGGAGGGGATCGGTGTGGAGAGGTTTTACCTGCTGCTGCAGGAGCTGAGAACCGCTGCTCACCATAACCTCGCACTACGCCGACTCTTCTGGAAG ACCAGCGAGGTGTGCGTCTTCCTGGTTCAGACTCTGGAGGAATCTCTGCACGGCTTTCAGAGCCTTACCACACAGATCCACACAGAAGATCAACTGCT ACTGAGCACTCTGGTGGTGCAGACGCTCGCCGTCATGTTCAGAGAGACGGACGTCGAACCAGCCAGACTCAACCTGCTCTCTGCCAAAAA AGGTTCCCTGACCTCCAGAATGCTGCTTGCCTTGATATGTGATGCAGAGCTACAAACACAGAACCCGGCTGACTGTGAG CTTCAGGCCTTACTAGCAGAGTATCTGGATGCCGCCTGCTCTCTGCTCTTCGAGCTCCTGCTTTCAGGCCACGAG GCCAGCAGATGTTTATCTGCTGACAACTTCCTGTCTGTTGGCTGGATCCTCGGCGTCCTGCAGCCTCATCCTCACCTG TTGTCCTTCATCAGTTACCAGGCCCAGCAGGTGGTGCTGGTTTTGTCAGACGGGCAGGAATCCTTTCTCAGCCCCTTTCAGTCTGTTCTGCTGTTCCAGCGCTGTCGCCTCCTGCTGGCCTGCCTGCAGTCTAACAGCCGGCTGGCACAGCACCTCCAGTTCCACTTCAGAGAGGAGTTCAG GTACTCTGTGAAGCTGTCGTGTGCTCAGGAGAAGCTGCCGCCTCACTACCCAATCAGCCGGCCGACTCTCCGACTGCTCCAGCAGATCCGGACTCTTTTTTGCACAGAGAatcgcacacaaacacacatgcacttaCAGCTGAAGACAGGACTGTGA
- the c23h12orf56 gene encoding uncharacterized protein C12orf56 homolog isoform X6, translating into MARTGSGALLSRRNIKLDSFLKRNMERMVYERIRAYEPCVVKSETINKVYMHVVLSDERVYLTEYPPRTLTEAFCFRDVQDIELVNDLPDFLRGKDRELCQHIRVTYITDKPAARGRDWLRRDRRVGLPPRRPSLYPTITHTLEGYPEHGSPSGEEVYMLPPTRSASCPNPETLGLLRVPHPPTQSVSTTPSLHSPNGSPTSSPSSSNHRLNIPDTGQLQRRIGSVLARLLRRDCVNSGEEREAELHLYAISHTSRLYLHMQSSWNSFIIRSTLLLDTLFRGRCSASSDSSSTKQLPAISCERTAHLFGQLSSELLQEGIGVERFYLLLQELRTAAHHNLALRRLFWKTSEVCVFLVQTLEESLHGFQSLTTQIHTEDQLLGSLTSRMLLALICDAELQTQNPADCEALLAEYLDAACSLLFELLLSGHEASRCLSADNFLSVGWILGVLQPHPHLLSFISYQAQQVVLVLSDGQESFLSPFQSVLLFQRCRLLLACLQSNSRLAQHLQFHFREEFRYSVKLSCAQEKLPPHYPISRPTLRLLQQIRTLFCTENRTQTHMHLQLKTGL; encoded by the exons ATGGCTCGGACCGGCTCCGGTGCCCTCCTTTCCCGCAGAAATATTAAGCTGGACTCCTTCCTGAAGCGGAACATGGAGCGGATGGTGTACGAGCGGATCCGAGCCTACGAACCGTGCGTGGTGAAATCGGAGACCATCAATAAGGTGTACATGCACGTGGTGCTGAGCGACGAGCGCGTGTACCTAACCGAGTACCCACCGCGCACGCTCACTGAAGCCTTCTGCTTCAGAGACGTGCAGGACATCGAGCTG GTCAATGACCTCCCAGATTTCCTCCGTGGGAAGGACCGGGAACTCTGCCAGCACATTCGAGTCACCTACATCACTGACAAGCCTGCAGCGAGGGGCCGTGATTGGCTGAGAAGAGACAGGAGGGTGGGACTTCCACCTCGCAGACCAAGCCTTTAcccaacaataacacacacactagaag GATATCCCGAACACGG CAGCCCCAGTGGAGAGGAGGTTTACATGTTACCACCCACACGTTCTGCCTCCTGTCCAAACCCGGAGACTCTGGGCCTCCTGAGGGTCCCACACCCTCCCACCCAGTCTGTCTCCACCACACCCTCCCTCCACTCACCCAACGGCTCCCCCACCTCTTCTCCGTCATCCTCGAATCACAGACTGAACATCCCTGACACTGGCCAG CTGCAGAGAAGGATCGGTTCAGTTCTGGCTCGCCTGTTGAGAAGAGACTGTGTGAACagcggagaggagagggaggccGAGCTGCATCTTTACGCAATATCACACACGTCCAGACTTTACCTCCATATGCAGAGCTCATGGAACAGCTTCATTATT AGGTCCACTCTGTTGTTAGACACGCTCTTCAGAGGGAGGTGCAGTGCCTCGTCTGACTCCTCTTCCACGAAGCAGCTTCCTGCCATCAG ctgcgAGCGGACAGCCCACCTGTTTGGTCAGCTGAGCTCTGAGCTCCTGCAGGAGGGGATCGGTGTGGAGAGGTTTTACCTGCTGCTGCAGGAGCTGAGAACCGCTGCTCACCATAACCTCGCACTACGCCGACTCTTCTGGAAG ACCAGCGAGGTGTGCGTCTTCCTGGTTCAGACTCTGGAGGAATCTCTGCACGGCTTTCAGAGCCTTACCACACAGATCCACACAGAAGATCAACTGCT AGGTTCCCTGACCTCCAGAATGCTGCTTGCCTTGATATGTGATGCAGAGCTACAAACACAGAACCCGGCTGACTGTGAG GCCTTACTAGCAGAGTATCTGGATGCCGCCTGCTCTCTGCTCTTCGAGCTCCTGCTTTCAGGCCACGAG GCCAGCAGATGTTTATCTGCTGACAACTTCCTGTCTGTTGGCTGGATCCTCGGCGTCCTGCAGCCTCATCCTCACCTG TTGTCCTTCATCAGTTACCAGGCCCAGCAGGTGGTGCTGGTTTTGTCAGACGGGCAGGAATCCTTTCTCAGCCCCTTTCAGTCTGTTCTGCTGTTCCAGCGCTGTCGCCTCCTGCTGGCCTGCCTGCAGTCTAACAGCCGGCTGGCACAGCACCTCCAGTTCCACTTCAGAGAGGAGTTCAG GTACTCTGTGAAGCTGTCGTGTGCTCAGGAGAAGCTGCCGCCTCACTACCCAATCAGCCGGCCGACTCTCCGACTGCTCCAGCAGATCCGGACTCTTTTTTGCACAGAGAatcgcacacaaacacacatgcacttaCAGCTGAAGACAGGACTGTGA